The Lactuca sativa cultivar Salinas chromosome 2, Lsat_Salinas_v11, whole genome shotgun sequence genome includes the window AATCATGACTTGTGTTCTATTTTTCGTTCTTGCATTATACTCTGTGTGTGTGAAATCGTTTATTGTTCGTTGACATGCTTTTACAACCTAACATCTATATCAGTGGAAATGAATACCTAAAGACAAAAAAATTCAGAACTTTCCATCTTATTTTCAAGAGATCAATAccaaatatttaaaataattaaacttgctattgatatttttttttgttaaatctaGTTATTTATTATTCTTTGTGTCACGGGTTACTAATGTACTTCTATTATTGGAGCTATTTTTGCTTATTTTTGAAGTTGTAAAATTTTTCCCAGGCAATTCTCGTAGTAACAAACCCCAAGAACCCTATTATCATTGCATGTATGATTTACCAGTCTTGTGTTGGTGGGTCTATTTGGGTGTTGAAAATGCATCTTGGAACATTGGGTTTGAAGATGGGAGGATTAGCATGTCTGTGTTTTCCTGGACGCCGGAAAGTTAACCCCAAAGATAATGCCATTTCCGATGAACAACGTGACTGTAAGCCACCAGATGTCGCCACCACTCCTACAGGTCTCCCCacaatatatatatctatatatctcTATATGTGTATGTATTTCTTCTACGTCTTAATTTTTCTCTTTATCAGGTTTTTGAATTGGATGATTAATATATTGGAGGTCAATACCCAAGCATAGGTATAAAATTGAACCGATTGTTGATTTATTCATGTTTGTTATAAGAATTGGACTTTGAATTATCCAAGTTCCTGTTATATATGCTCGATTGAATTATGTAAAGGATCTGATTAGTATTTAGGGTTAGAACTTAGAAGCGATCTGGAAGCATGCAGTATGTTTTAACTTTAGTTTTTAAGAATAATCTGACATGAGAAATACTAAGATGTGTTGCTAGAAGGATATTTATGGAGAAATTAGTATATGAATTCGTGATTGTATATATATGGTGTTGAGATGCAGTTCAAAAGGTGGATAACGATCTTCTTAATCAATCAACAGAAAAGTCAGAAACAAAACAGGTGGATGCTCCTTTGAATACTATTGGAAAGAAACAAAGGGAATTCAGTTACCAAGAACTTGTAAAGGCTACAAATAATTTCAGGCGTGATCGCTATCTTGGGGAAGGTGGATTTGGACAAGTATATAAAggaaacctagaaaatcctaacCAAGTAAACaactttgatttgttcaatttttTAAAGTgtgttttaacttttaattgaGTAATTAAATGGTCAGGTTGTGGCTGTTAAAAAACTCAATAAAGATGGGTTGCAAGGGAATAAAGAATTTCAAGTTGAAATCACAATGCTTTCACTCGTGTGTCACCCAAATATCGTTACCTTGATCGGATATTGCTCCGAAAGCAACCAACATCTTCTAGTTTATGAGTTCATGCCCTTGGGATCCTTGGAAAAACACCTACATGGTAAAATATCTTATGTCATTTTCAATGTTATGGCCTCAAAAGGAGGACAAGACAGAACATGACATGACAGACTGATTTCCTCATCCTCATCAAGAAAAATAGGCCAAGAAAGTTTATCCAGTCTAGCAAGTCTTGTCATGTGTAAGTAAACTTGATACGAACATGATTGTTTTCATTTTATTGGGCAGATCCCAAACCAAATATGAAGCCACTTGATTGGAACACGAGGATGAAAATAGCAGTAGGAACAGCTAGAGGCCTTGATTACCTACATAATCATTGTGAACCTCGTATAATCTACAGGGACATGAAAGCAGCCAACATATTGTTAGGTGAAGGGTACGACCCAAAGATTTCCGATCTGGGTTTGGCTAAATTCGGGCCATTGGGTGATAAATCATACGTATCAACACGGGTGATGGGCACAATGGGTTACTGTGCACCTGAGTACGGGCTCACAGGCCACCTGACCATAAAATCCGATACATACAGTTTTGGGGTGGTTTTGTTGGAACT containing:
- the LOC111888834 gene encoding probable serine/threonine-protein kinase PBL7 isoform X1, yielding MIYQSCVGGSIWVLKMHLGTLGLKMGGLACLCFPGRRKVNPKDNAISDEQRDCKPPDVATTPTVQKVDNDLLNQSTEKSETKQVDAPLNTIGKKQREFSYQELVKATNNFRRDRYLGEGGFGQVYKGNLENPNQVVAVKKLNKDGLQGNKEFQVEITMLSLVCHPNIVTLIGYCSESNQHLLVYEFMPLGSLEKHLHDPKPNMKPLDWNTRMKIAVGTARGLDYLHNHCEPRIIYRDMKAANILLGEGYDPKISDLGLAKFGPLGDKSYVSTRVMGTMGYCAPEYGLTGHLTIKSDTYSFGVVLLELVTGRQALDDTKEGGQYLIEWANPMLIDKRKYVKLADPRMKGEFMQRSVRKAVEVALMCMNNDQEKRPDMSEVVDALDFVASLSDPVMVGDRSRNRNQNGKSGLIVNLDSSDDENDGLKEEDEDERAKAIEEAKMWGKRYKHEAANTTPL
- the LOC111888834 gene encoding probable serine/threonine-protein kinase PBL7 isoform X2 — encoded protein: MIYQSCVGGSIWVLKMHLGTLGLKMGGLACLCFPGRRKVNPKDNAISDEQRDCKPPDVATTPTEKSETKQVDAPLNTIGKKQREFSYQELVKATNNFRRDRYLGEGGFGQVYKGNLENPNQVVAVKKLNKDGLQGNKEFQVEITMLSLVCHPNIVTLIGYCSESNQHLLVYEFMPLGSLEKHLHDPKPNMKPLDWNTRMKIAVGTARGLDYLHNHCEPRIIYRDMKAANILLGEGYDPKISDLGLAKFGPLGDKSYVSTRVMGTMGYCAPEYGLTGHLTIKSDTYSFGVVLLELVTGRQALDDTKEGGQYLIEWANPMLIDKRKYVKLADPRMKGEFMQRSVRKAVEVALMCMNNDQEKRPDMSEVVDALDFVASLSDPVMVGDRSRNRNQNGKSGLIVNLDSSDDENDGLKEEDEDERAKAIEEAKMWGKRYKHEAANTTPL